In a single window of the Acinetobacter sp. CS-2 genome:
- the map gene encoding type I methionyl aminopeptidase, with protein MNSTYEAPRRLIKTPEEIEKMRVAGRLAAEVLDMIKPHIKPGVSTLELDTICHDYIVNKQDAIPACLGYGAAPGRPAFQHVICTSVNHVVCHGIPSASKILKKGDILNIDVTVIKDGYHGDTNMMYIVGSETSILADRLCKVAQEAMYLGIATVKPGSTIGDIGNAIQKYVESERFGVVREYCGHGIGTVFHDEPQVLHYGQPNTGMVLEEGMTFTIEPMVNAGDWKTKILGDKWTVVTKDHSLSAQYEHTLLVTKTGVEVLTARPEEDLSRFNQ; from the coding sequence ATGAACAGTACTTACGAAGCTCCCCGTCGACTCATTAAAACCCCTGAAGAAATTGAAAAAATGCGTGTGGCGGGTCGACTGGCGGCTGAAGTTTTGGATATGATCAAACCGCATATCAAACCGGGTGTTTCTACACTCGAACTGGATACCATCTGCCACGATTATATCGTCAATAAACAGGATGCCATTCCTGCCTGTCTTGGTTATGGTGCAGCACCTGGCCGCCCGGCATTCCAGCATGTCATTTGTACTTCCGTCAACCACGTAGTGTGTCACGGCATTCCATCTGCAAGCAAAATCCTGAAAAAAGGCGATATTCTGAATATTGATGTCACTGTCATTAAAGACGGCTATCACGGCGACACCAATATGATGTATATCGTCGGCAGTGAAACTTCAATTCTTGCCGATCGTTTATGCAAAGTGGCTCAAGAAGCCATGTACCTCGGTATTGCGACGGTAAAACCAGGTTCTACCATTGGTGATATTGGCAATGCCATCCAGAAATATGTTGAATCAGAACGCTTTGGCGTCGTACGTGAATATTGTGGTCATGGTATTGGCACCGTATTCCACGACGAACCGCAAGTTTTGCATTATGGTCAACCCAATACCGGTATGGTGCTTGAAGAAGGCATGACCTTTACCATTGAACCGATGGTAAACGCTGGCGACTGGAAAACCAAAATCTTAGGTGACAAATGGACGGTGGTGACCAAAGATCATAGCTTGTCCGCACAATATGAACACACCCTTTTAGTGACAAAAACCGGTGTTGAAGTATTGACTGCCCGTCCTGAAGAAGACCTGTCCCGCTTTAATCAATAA
- the rpsB gene encoding 30S ribosomal protein S2: MADYNVSMRDLLQAGAHFGHQTRFWNPKMREYIFGARNKIHIINLEHTVPALNDALNFVNNLASKKNKVLFVGTKRAASNIIREQAQRAGQPYVDHRWLGGMLTNWKTLRQSINRLKDLQTQSTDGTFAKLTKREALERTREMEKLERALGGVKNMGGLPDALFVIDVDHESIAIKEAKNLGIPVIGIVDTNSNPDNVDYVIPGNDDAIRAVTLYASAMADAILAGKEYAQSQANAQAKGEEAAKEAPEA, from the coding sequence ATGGCAGATTACAACGTAAGCATGCGCGACCTTCTTCAAGCAGGCGCTCACTTCGGTCACCAAACTCGTTTCTGGAACCCAAAGATGCGCGAATACATCTTTGGTGCGCGTAACAAAATTCACATCATCAACCTTGAGCACACTGTTCCTGCGTTAAATGATGCTTTGAACTTTGTTAACAATCTTGCAAGCAAAAAGAACAAAGTATTGTTTGTTGGTACTAAACGTGCTGCTTCTAACATCATTCGTGAACAAGCTCAACGCGCTGGTCAACCATATGTAGACCACCGCTGGTTAGGTGGTATGTTGACGAACTGGAAAACACTTCGCCAATCTATCAACCGTTTAAAAGATCTTCAAACTCAATCTACTGACGGTACTTTTGCTAAACTTACTAAACGTGAAGCTTTAGAACGTACTCGTGAAATGGAAAAACTTGAACGTGCTTTAGGCGGCGTTAAAAACATGGGTGGTTTACCTGACGCATTATTCGTAATTGACGTTGACCACGAATCAATCGCGATTAAAGAAGCTAAAAACTTGGGTATTCCTGTAATCGGTATCGTTGATACAAACTCTAACCCAGACAACGTAGATTACGTTATTCCTGGTAACGACGATGCGATCCGTGCGGTTACACTTTACGCTTCTGCTATGGCTGATGCTATCCTTGCTGGTAAAGAGTACGCTCAATCACAAGCAAATGCTCAAGCTAAAGGCGAAGAAGCTGCTAAAGAAGCTCCAGAGGCTTAA
- the tsf gene encoding translation elongation factor Ts: MTAVTASMVKELRDRTGLAMMECKKALTEANGDIELAIDNLRKSGQAKAAKKAGNIAADGAITIVQEGNKAILVEVNCQTDFVAKDENFAGFSTKVAAAALAANETDAAKIAELKLEDGSTVEEARIALVQKIGENIQVRRAKIVEGENLAVYKHGLKIGVVVSYNGDAATGKGIAMHVAAFNPVAVTAEGVSADLIAKEKEIAEAKALESGKPANIVEKMVTGSVEKYLNEVVLERQMYVIDNDKKVADVLKSTATTVAQFVRFEVGEGIEKKAELSFAEEVAAAQAAAK, translated from the coding sequence ATGACTGCAGTTACTGCGAGCATGGTAAAAGAATTGCGTGACCGTACTGGTTTAGCAATGATGGAATGTAAAAAAGCATTAACAGAAGCGAACGGTGACATCGAATTAGCGATTGATAACCTTCGTAAATCTGGTCAAGCAAAAGCAGCTAAAAAAGCTGGCAACATTGCTGCTGATGGTGCAATCACTATCGTTCAAGAAGGCAATAAAGCTATTCTTGTAGAAGTAAACTGCCAAACTGACTTCGTTGCTAAAGACGAAAACTTTGCTGGTTTCTCGACTAAAGTTGCTGCTGCTGCGCTTGCTGCAAACGAAACTGATGCTGCTAAAATTGCTGAATTGAAACTTGAAGATGGTTCAACTGTTGAAGAAGCGCGTATTGCTCTTGTTCAAAAAATTGGTGAAAACATCCAAGTACGTCGTGCGAAAATTGTGGAAGGCGAAAACCTTGCAGTTTACAAACACGGTTTAAAAATTGGTGTTGTTGTATCTTACAATGGTGATGCTGCTACTGGTAAAGGTATTGCGATGCACGTTGCTGCGTTCAACCCGGTTGCTGTAACTGCGGAAGGCGTATCTGCTGATCTTATCGCTAAAGAAAAAGAAATTGCTGAAGCGAAAGCATTGGAATCTGGTAAACCTGCAAACATCGTTGAAAAAATGGTAACTGGTTCAGTTGAAAAATACTTGAACGAAGTTGTTCTTGAGCGTCAAATGTACGTAATCGACAACGACAAGAAAGTTGCTGATGTTCTTAAATCAACTGCGACTACAGTTGCTCAATTCGTTCGCTTTGAAGTGGGTGAAGGTATTGAGAAAAAAGCTGAACTTTCTTTCGCTGAAGAAGTTGCTGCTGCTCAAGCTGCTGCAAAATAA
- a CDS encoding septal ring lytic transglycosylase RlpA family protein, giving the protein MHSSIKYILALTTTFALSQSQAELVQSSFNTDSDNSRLATRVLNKDAQNFNSHFSNLNSLSIAERSGDKIRRQTIAAKIEIPTDEPSVIEKLNTVASNTVRKFSQTGAASWYGRQFHGRKTASGETFDMNGLTAAHRSLPLNCYIRVTNKNNGKSVVVKVNDRGPFHGNRVLDLSYGAAKQLGITNAGSAKVNIERVDGPNS; this is encoded by the coding sequence ATGCATTCCTCGATAAAGTATATTTTAGCCTTAACCACCACCTTTGCCCTGAGTCAGTCTCAAGCAGAATTGGTGCAGTCATCATTTAATACCGATAGTGACAACTCCCGCTTGGCCACGCGTGTATTAAATAAAGATGCTCAGAATTTTAACTCTCACTTTTCAAATTTAAATAGTCTTTCAATCGCTGAACGTTCTGGTGATAAAATTCGTCGCCAAACGATTGCAGCAAAAATTGAAATCCCTACAGACGAGCCTTCAGTGATTGAAAAGCTAAATACTGTTGCATCGAATACAGTACGTAAATTTAGCCAAACTGGTGCAGCTTCTTGGTACGGTCGTCAGTTCCATGGCCGTAAAACTGCAAGTGGTGAAACTTTCGATATGAATGGTTTAACTGCAGCTCACCGTAGCCTGCCATTGAACTGCTATATTCGCGTAACCAATAAAAACAATGGTAAGAGCGTAGTGGTAAAAGTGAACGACCGTGGTCCATTCCATGGTAACCGTGTTCTAGACTTATCTTATGGTGCTGCAAAACAACTTGGTATTACTAATGCAGGTAGTGCAAAAGTAAACATCGAACGTGTGGATGGTCCAAATTCATAA
- the mltB gene encoding lytic murein transglycosylase B — MLSINFYNSIKRLPLLLGALSITSFCQANDFYNHPAYNSFKQKTMQTYSLSAEQVDWAMNGSKNLPNIINIMNRPGESKPWYEYKTNFMAESTIQRGVRFKTQYADTLNRAEQQFGVPQSIILGILGVETGFGANKGNFITRDALATLGFGYERRAQYFQDELAALIAWTYKDGVPASSVVGSYAGAIGYPQFMPSNISKMGVDYDGNGHIDLRNSAVDAIGSIANYLAQHGWQRNQPIGFAARYTGNNPDSIIAKDLEQPTPYGALKNQGITPINPIVQIDDLDMVNIIQLQDSYGPIYYITYPNFQVITTYNKSRMYATAVWQLGNEIVSR, encoded by the coding sequence ATGTTAAGTATCAACTTTTATAACAGCATTAAACGTCTTCCTTTACTTCTCGGTGCACTTTCCATCACCAGTTTCTGTCAAGCTAACGATTTTTATAATCACCCCGCATATAACAGCTTTAAACAAAAGACCATGCAAACTTATAGCTTGAGTGCAGAACAGGTCGATTGGGCCATGAATGGCTCAAAAAACCTGCCTAATATCATCAATATCATGAACCGCCCTGGTGAAAGTAAACCCTGGTATGAATATAAAACCAATTTTATGGCGGAAAGCACCATTCAGCGTGGGGTACGTTTCAAAACTCAATATGCCGACACTTTAAACCGCGCTGAACAGCAGTTTGGTGTACCGCAATCGATCATTTTAGGGATTTTAGGGGTAGAAACCGGTTTTGGTGCCAATAAGGGTAATTTCATTACCCGTGATGCCCTGGCAACCTTAGGCTTCGGCTATGAGCGACGTGCCCAGTATTTCCAGGATGAGCTCGCGGCACTGATTGCATGGACCTATAAAGATGGAGTACCTGCCAGCTCAGTCGTTGGCTCTTATGCTGGAGCGATTGGTTATCCTCAATTCATGCCGAGCAACATTAGCAAAATGGGCGTGGACTATGATGGCAATGGACATATTGACTTAAGAAATTCTGCCGTAGATGCTATTGGTTCTATTGCCAACTACTTGGCACAACATGGATGGCAACGCAATCAACCCATCGGCTTTGCTGCCCGCTATACAGGGAATAATCCAGACTCAATTATTGCAAAAGATTTGGAACAGCCAACACCATATGGCGCTTTAAAAAATCAAGGCATCACCCCGATCAATCCGATTGTACAAATTGATGATCTGGATATGGTAAATATTATTCAACTTCAAGATAGTTATGGCCCGATTTATTATATTACCTATCCAAATTTTCAGGTCATTACGACCTACAATAAGAGTCGCATGTATGCTACAGCGGTATGGCAATTAGGTAACGAAATCGTCAGTCGTTAA
- the queF gene encoding NADPH-dependent 7-cyano-7-deazaguanine reductase QueF (Catalyzes the NADPH-dependent reduction of 7-cyano-7-deazaguanine (preQ0) to 7-aminomethyl-7-deazaguanine (preQ1) in queuosine biosynthesis), whose amino-acid sequence MSVEHSLLGKDTNYPTEYQPDILFPISRATAREKYAHVEGIQQGQDWWHVFEISWLNAAGIPQVAIGRITLPASSPNLIESKSLKLYFNSMNFTQFDSKEAFIATVEKDLSAAAGAPVTLTLFQVDDLDISKPEGICIDDLSPERLENHPDASLLTLDTENSEQVEVQLYSHLLRSNCPVTGQPDWGTVFIRYQGKKPCYRSILAYIISYRQHNGFHEQCVEQMFADIWQNLAPEKLMVYATYTRRGGLDINPCRVSDATWMPRPIRLARQ is encoded by the coding sequence ATGAGTGTAGAACATTCTCTCTTAGGTAAAGACACCAATTATCCAACAGAATATCAGCCCGATATTCTGTTTCCAATTTCACGTGCCACTGCGCGTGAAAAATACGCCCATGTTGAAGGTATTCAGCAAGGTCAAGACTGGTGGCATGTTTTTGAAATTTCCTGGCTCAATGCGGCTGGCATTCCTCAAGTCGCGATTGGCCGTATAACTCTACCGGCATCTTCACCTAACCTGATCGAATCAAAATCTCTCAAGCTCTACTTTAATAGTATGAACTTTACCCAATTCGATTCAAAAGAAGCATTTATTGCAACGGTCGAAAAAGATTTATCTGCTGCGGCAGGTGCACCGGTCACGCTGACTTTATTTCAGGTAGATGATCTGGATATTTCCAAACCTGAAGGAATCTGTATTGATGATTTAAGCCCTGAACGCCTGGAAAACCATCCAGATGCGAGTTTATTAACATTAGACACAGAAAATAGTGAACAAGTTGAAGTACAACTTTATTCACATTTACTCCGCAGTAACTGTCCAGTCACCGGCCAGCCAGACTGGGGCACAGTTTTTATACGTTATCAGGGTAAAAAACCTTGTTATCGCAGTATTTTAGCTTATATTATTTCCTACCGTCAGCATAACGGTTTCCACGAACAATGCGTGGAACAGATGTTTGCCGACATCTGGCAAAACCTTGCGCCGGAAAAACTGATGGTATATGCAACTTATACACGTCGTGGCGGATTAGACATCAACCCTTGCCGTGTATCCGATGCGACATGGATGCCTCGCCCCATTCGTTTGGCGCGACAATAA
- a CDS encoding ABC transporter permease: MNFNQLSVALYTLVHKEVRRFMRIWPQTLLPPAITMSLYFVIFGNLVGSRIGTMGGFSYMQFIVPGLIMMAVITNSYANVSSSFFSAKFQKSIEELIMSPVPLHMILWGYVIGGVCRGVLVGIIVTAMSLFFTDLYITNWFVTIYTVLITSLLFSLGGLINAVYAKSFDDISIIPTFVLTPLTYLGGVFYAISALSPFWQNLSLINPIVYMVNAFRFGILGHSDVNVSVSLSVITLCCVALYGIAYYLLSRGSGMRE; the protein is encoded by the coding sequence ATGAACTTTAATCAACTCAGTGTTGCGCTGTATACCCTTGTGCATAAAGAAGTGCGTCGTTTTATGCGCATTTGGCCACAAACCCTGTTACCCCCTGCGATTACCATGAGTTTGTATTTCGTGATATTTGGTAATCTGGTCGGTTCACGAATTGGCACAATGGGCGGCTTTAGCTACATGCAATTTATTGTACCTGGCCTGATTATGATGGCGGTGATTACCAATAGCTATGCCAACGTATCTTCCAGTTTCTTTAGTGCAAAATTTCAAAAAAGCATTGAAGAATTGATCATGAGTCCTGTGCCACTGCATATGATTCTTTGGGGTTATGTGATTGGTGGCGTCTGTCGAGGTGTGTTGGTTGGCATTATTGTGACTGCAATGAGCCTGTTCTTTACTGACCTCTATATCACCAACTGGTTTGTGACTATATATACTGTTTTAATTACCTCATTATTATTTTCACTCGGTGGGCTGATTAATGCGGTTTATGCAAAATCTTTTGACGATATTTCAATTATTCCAACCTTTGTACTGACTCCACTCACCTATTTAGGTGGTGTATTCTATGCCATTAGTGCTTTAAGTCCATTTTGGCAAAATCTCTCTTTAATTAACCCGATCGTATATATGGTCAATGCCTTCCGTTTCGGCATTTTAGGTCATAGTGATGTCAATGTTTCAGTTTCATTGAGCGTCATTACCTTATGTTGTGTTGCGCTTTATGGCATAGCTTACTATTTACTTTCTCGTGGTTCAGGAATGCGTGAATAA
- a CDS encoding ABC transporter ATP-binding protein, producing MTDALTLRDVSKTYRNGFQALKGINLTVPEGEFYALLGPNGAGKSTTISIISSLTQKTSGTVEIFGHNLDTHPSEAKQCLGVVPQEFNFGQFEKTFDILVTQAGYYGIPKKIAESRAEEYLEKLGLWEKRGIQARMLSGGMKRRLMIARAMMHQPRLLILDEPTAGVDIELRRSMWDFLTEMNEKGTSIILTTHYLEEAEMLCRRIAIIDRGVIKEDTSMKSFLNQLSEESFIFDLVEPIQPLHLEIIGVRFNLIDPVTLEVTMDKAHTLNELFQLLEAQGIQVHSMRNKSNRLEELFVKMVEKNLDGAAQ from the coding sequence ATGACTGATGCATTGACCTTGAGGGACGTATCCAAAACCTATCGTAACGGTTTTCAAGCACTAAAAGGAATCAACCTAACGGTACCTGAAGGTGAGTTTTATGCCCTCCTTGGTCCAAATGGTGCGGGTAAATCAACCACCATCAGCATCATTAGCTCACTGACCCAAAAAACCTCCGGTACAGTGGAAATTTTTGGCCATAATCTGGATACCCACCCTTCAGAAGCCAAACAATGCCTAGGTGTCGTACCGCAAGAATTCAACTTTGGTCAGTTTGAAAAAACCTTTGATATTTTGGTGACTCAAGCCGGCTATTACGGTATTCCTAAAAAAATTGCAGAAAGCCGGGCTGAAGAATATTTAGAAAAATTAGGCTTATGGGAAAAACGTGGCATACAGGCACGCATGCTTTCTGGCGGAATGAAACGCCGTTTGATGATCGCCCGTGCCATGATGCATCAACCTCGGCTGCTCATTTTAGATGAACCGACTGCCGGTGTAGATATTGAATTACGCCGTTCAATGTGGGATTTTCTCACCGAAATGAATGAAAAAGGTACGTCAATTATTCTGACTACGCATTATCTAGAAGAAGCTGAAATGCTGTGTCGTCGCATCGCCATTATCGACCGCGGTGTAATTAAAGAAGATACCAGCATGAAATCTTTCTTGAATCAGCTCAGTGAAGAATCCTTTATTTTTGATCTGGTCGAACCGATTCAACCGCTGCATCTTGAAATTATCGGCGTTCGTTTTAATTTAATTGATCCAGTGACCTTAGAAGTGACCATGGACAAGGCGCATACCTTGAATGAACTGTTCCAACTGCTGGAAGCACAAGGCATTCAAGTGCACAGTATGCGTAATAAATCGAATCGCTTAGAAGAACTGTTTGTGAAAATGGTTGAAAAAAATCTTGACGGAGCTGCGCAATGA